GCGGCTCCTCCATTCCAGTCCCACTGTAGTGTGACCCTCCCTGCAAGGCAGACAGGTCTCCTGGGCTCTGCAACCTCGGATGGGGTTCGAAGCTCAAGGCATGCAGTTGCGATTTCATTTGAGGGGGTCTGGAGACCCCAAGGTGCAGCTTCTTCCTGGGCGGGTGGGGAGGAGCGCCTCCCTCTCCTAGAGGCCTGTCTGTCACAGGTGCTCGCTGTGGGCACAGAAGGAGGTGATGAAGACCCGGAGGCAGAGCCCCAGCACTCCTTACTCCCCGCCACGCCCCGCCCACCCCGGCACCTAGCCACCCGTGCCAGGATCTCCTTCACGCGCGCAATCAGCCTCTCGTGCTGCGCCGGGTCACGCTCGATGGCTCCGTGCAGCCGCGCCATGTATAAGTCGAGAGTCCCGAGCGTCGGCGTCTCCCCGGTGCCTGCGGGTCCGTCAGAGGGTCAGTGAGGGGCGGGGCCGAACACAGAGAAGGGGCGTTCCGTGGGCGGGGCCGGGGAGATTGGCTGAACCGGGGCGGGGCCCTATGCGCGGCGGGTGGGTGGGCCCCGGGCTAGGGTTGTGGGCGGGGCCGCGCACCCGGCACCGGCAGGGAGGCGAAGCTGGCGGTCAGCGCCTGCCTCACGGCCTGCAGTTGCTGCTGCAGCGCGAGCGTGCGCCGCTCCTCCAGTGCCAGCTCCTGCTCCAGACGCTCGCGCGCGCTGCTCATGCTCTGCGTGTGGCGCTGCAGCACCGCGTTCTGCTCCTCGAAGGCCACGTTCATCTTCCGCAAGCGTCGCAGCTCCGCCTCGCGTGCTGCGGGACGGGAGTCAGCCCAGGGCTACCCCGCCGCCACCGCACCGGGAGAGCTAGACGTAACTCATCCCTGCTGGCCTCAcccctgtccccatccctcctccatccctggcCTCACCTCTGCCCCTGGCCCAGTCACCCTCAATCCCTGGGCCCACCCTCTCTCCAATCCTGACTCCAGGCCTCACTCCCATctccacttcctccagccaggacATCAGCGCCTGCTAAAACCTCACCTTTGTTTTGGTCCAGAAACTCTTCAGTGAAGATGGGGACATCGAAGGTGGAAAAGCCATCACAGTCCACACCCTGGGACATGGCAATGGTTTGAGGGAACCCACACCTCTGCAGCCTGGGAAGGTCTCCCGGACCACCGagcctgcttttatttcctctttttatttgtatccgcctgcctgccagcctgcctgtctatctgtctgctgtggactcacagaggccagaagagggcatcagatcccccagagcaGGTGGCTatggggatgctgggaatcgaaccctgttCTCTGCAGGAACAGTGAGTGTCCTTAACCCTGAAGCATGCTGGGATAGCACCAGGAATTTCTGTGCCAGGCTAGCAATCTGTACACTTCTGTGgtttggctttttcttcttcttcttcttttttttttttttttctttcccctgagacagggtttctctgtgtagccttggctatcctggactcactctgtagaccagactggcctcaaactcatagagatccatctgcccctgcctcctgagtgctgggaataaaggtgtgcgtcaccacctcGTGGCTAGGTTTATGCTTTCGacccagggcctcactctgttctaggctggcctcaaacctgctgAAACCCTCCCAACAGAAGCTCCCAAGTTCACAGGGGTAAGCCAACATGCCCACCTCAAGAAGGGCTGGATCTCAGTGGGTGCAGGGCTACCTCAGCACAAAGCTCTGGggtagccaggctgtggtggcacaggactttaatcctagcactctggaggcagaggcaggaggatctctgtgagtttgaggccaacctggtctacaaagcaagtccaggacagctagagccacacacagagaaactctgtttcgaaaaactaaacaaacaaacaaaaagctttggggtgtactaccatgcctgtcACCCCTCAACTGGAATGGTAGAGGCATCGagagttcaaggctgtcctctgccacacagtaagtttgaggctagcctgggctatacgaGGCCctctctcaaattaaaaaaaaaaaatcttcaattgcttgtgtttatgtgtttggtgGCGGAGCCCTGGATCCTATTTATTCTGGGCAGTGactttaccactgagccccaCCCCATCCTAGAGTGGCTGTGTCTCTACAGCGGTCTTGCCTCTACCTATGGAGcacatcttgtttttattttcattttttgtctttcaagacagggtttctctgtgtaggccaggctgtcctggactcgctttgtagaccaggctggcctcgaactcacagcaatccgcctgcctctgcctcccaagtgctggaattaaaggcgtgcgcacaTCTTGACCAGAAGTGGTCATGGTCACTTCCTCTTCTAAGACTGGTTCTCACTAATTTGAGAGGGGGTGTCTCTAGAAACACCCTGTACCCCCATGTACTCTGGCCAGAGAGGCTCTTACCTTGTGACCATTCAGGAGGGTGTTCATGATGCCGGAGCCAGAGTCCtctggtggggagggaagagaggtcAGCCAGGACTCTGGGGACCTTCCCAGGCCAGGGTCCCCACCTGCGACCTGTGTGGCACTAGATAAGCCTTTATGCTTGTGCCCATTGGGTTGGGGGTGCAGTGGGGTGGGATCGGCACCCCACAACAGGCAAAGAGCCCACTctcacctttgtgtgtgtgtgtgtaagcactgCCCAGCACACTcacctttttttattttgctttcttggaTCTTCTCCGTGCAGACCTTGTAGGCCTCTGACTGCTGGTATGCCCACAGCTCCTTCAAGTActgctgtttctccttctctgcctcatcCAGGTACCGCTAGGAGGGGGCAGCACCCACAGACTAGAGCCAgcccagaggaaggaaggcagccagGGCCAGGACCAGCCTCTGTCTGTACGGAACCAGCCATAGCCCCCAGCATGTCTCCCCCACTTAAACCCTTAGACAGCATCCCTTATCCAGGTCTAAAGCATTTCTTGCATCTTCTCCGACACCCTTTCTGCCCCCTTAACTTCCAGGTCCAACAGCTGCAGGCTGGTGTGTggcttgtgctttttttttttttttttttaagcaacttgTATGTGCCCACGTGTGTGCTGTGCAGACCAGCTGTCCCTCGGTCCGCCACTCCAACTTTGttctttgagccagggtctctccctgaccccgaaactcactcactcacaagGCTTGCTTTGCTGGCCAGGAGACCCAGgtaccctcctgtctctgcctccccatctcctctcgtCCCCACCTGCTTTTCCGCTGGCTGTAGCTTGCTCCACTCGGCTCCCAGCATCTTCGTGATCTCCGGAAAGGGCAGGTCTGGGTGGCGGGTGCGAATCTGCTCCCGCCTCTCGTTCAGGAATCGAACATAGCCGGTGACCGGCGCCTTGGGCCCATTGGGgagaatcttctttcttttcttgcctttggGCCAGCCTCGCTTCTTCACgggctgcaggaggaggaggctgtggccTTGGGAGGCGCCCTGGGACTTGTGGGCGGGGCCTACCTAGGGTCAATTCTGGAGAGCCAACCAAAGGATCCTAGGCCAAGACTGAGCCTcctaggggtggggctggagccACTGACAGGTTAGGCTGGGGCGTGGCCTCTTGCTAGGCAGTGGGAGGAGCCTATGCGGTGCGGACCCGTGAGGAGCTTGTTGCCGTCGGGACTCACCTCCTCTTCTTGGGACCCCTTCTCTCCGGCACGGGGACCCTCGCTGCGCTCCTGTTTGACAGCCACTACAAAGGCCCCGTGCTGTCCCGGAGTCTTGCCTCCCGCAGGTCTTGGGGACACGGGAAACCAGGGTCACTCCCCAGTACCAGAAGCATTCCCTCATTACCCACCCACTTCTTATGGTTAGAGATCACAGAAATGTGGGAGCATGCAtgagccggggtgggggtgggggtagggagcgGAAACCCAAGGTTTGAGGATCCAAGGGTCACAGGAGACAGGGGCGGGGTTGGTCCTATAGCCTGGGAGCAGGGTGAAGTCGGTGAGGGAGACCACAGGGCGCCCTGGCAATTTGGGGGTGGGTGGCAGAGTACGGGCCCTAGAGCCAGAAGTTCCCGAATAGTGACAGAACATGGCTCGAGATCCCAAGAGTGGGGATAAGGTAGCTAGGGGACAGGACAGGAGCAGGGCTTCCCAAAACAGGGGTACCCAGGGTAATGACAGGAAATGCACAGCAAGTCTAGGGGTACCAGAGGTTGGAGACAGGACATGGCCCAGGGGTACCCGAGGTGGGCACAGGCTGAGGTGAGGGGGGCGCACTTACGCGGTGGCCCCGCCTGGCTGCCGGGAACCGTGGGACATGGTCTCTCTGGGCGGGACCTGGAACAGAGGCCCGCAGAGGTCAGGGGGTCCCGCCCGCCACCCCGATGGGGGAACCCTAGGCCGGTGCCCGGGGCTCCCGGGCCGGGGAGACGGATCCCGGGGCGAGGAGGTCCTCGGGCGGGAGGCTCCGCGATCCTTTGTTGCGAGATCGAGTCCCAGAGGCCGCGCCCCGCACCCCGCAGCCCCCGCCCCGCGCAGGCCCCGACTTCCCGGCTCTTTTCACCTCCGAAAAAACTTTCCCGGGACCTGGGGATGAGACGACGCTCCAACCAAGCGCCGGCGCCGGCCCCGCCCCTATGCTAATGAACCCGATCCCAGCTCTCCAATTGGCTGAGGACTCCACGAGGGACTGGGTCATGCAGATTAGCCTCGGCGCGCCGGACGGTGATTGGCTGAAAACCTGCGGAGCCGCGTGGGAGGCGCGTCGGGCAGGTTGCGGGTGGGTTGCGTCAAGTTCGGCTGCGCTCGGACGCGCTCGGGACCAATCGGAGGCTAAAGGCAgcgtgctgggggggggggggcggagctcCTTAAAGGGCCAGTAGTCCCTATGTTGACGAGGGAGGTAGGGTCTGTAGAAATGGGGACCGCTTGTCGTTCAGGGCAACGGAGACTTTTTTAGTAGGCTTCTGGGGAAGGAGTTAAGTTCCAAAGAAGCAACCCCCTGCAGTAGGGCAAGGTGTACTTTTTCTAACTACAATGCATCGTCAACAACAAAAGTGGCCTGGTCTGGCGAGATGGCTCAACGCTGGAAGGTGCTTGCCACCTAGTGGACGCCGTGAGTTCGGAACCCACAAGGTGGAAAGTGAGACAAGTCTTCCTGCAAGTTGCCTTCTGAACTGCACCGTGTGCACatataccaaaataaataaataagcatgggAGCAGGGAAATAGTCCGTACAGTCAGTCCCTGATCTTCAGTCTCTGGTTTTTCTTCCGGTGGAACCTTGATTTTTACTCTCCGACCACGGGGCATGTTGAACCTTAGACTGACTGACGACTGGAGGCTGCTCAGCTGACGCCGAGATCCGAATAGAAGCTGTGCTGAGGGCATCGTCATAAAAGCAGCACCTTGAAGGACAGCCGCGCTGAACAGGCACATGGGCTATCCGAGAAGGCCAACAACTTGAATTTGGTCCCCATTATTGGGATAGAAGAGACAAGGCGCACTGCACACTCTAGGCTTCGGTAATATTCCACAGTCAAAGAGAACCCGGCGAGGACTGAAGAGTTGGCTCCGTGGTTGACAgcgcctgtttttgttttgtttttttgtgcaAAGGAAcgtgggttcgattcccagtacccatttGTCTGCTaaaagccatctgtaactccaatcccacgAGATCTCTCTGCTGACCTTCTTGGGCATTAGGCAAGCACGTGGTACACATGCCTCGAAAATGCTCATAAGTATGAAATAATAAATCAAGAGAAAAGGGCTTGAAGACGCAGCCCAATGGTTAAAAAGCACACGCTGCTCTTTCCAGTTTTGCACTCGGGGGGCGTGGTCTGTGTTCCCATCATGCACTGGGGCTCTGGGGACTCCGTCCTCCCGGGCCGCAGACCCTGTAACCTTGGACTGATCACAACGTAGGTGACCATTAGACATATGGCGCTTATGGCGTATTTCTGCGgggccacacacatgtgcacatatgcaggcaCCTTAATGGCAGGTGCAGGTGACTCCCCAAAGTCACAGGCTGAGCCGCTACTCCCGAGCAGGTGACACGGTGCAGATGGCGCTCCTTAGATAAGGCTGTGCTTGATCAAACAAGGATGGGCTTCCTGTTAAGGCTTTGGGTAGAGACCgtgacaggcagctgtgaggaCAGAGGCCGAGGTCAAAGGGAGGTTTCTAGGGACCACCGTGGCTCCTGGGTTCCGGGAGGGAGCAGCCAGCCCAGCCTGCAGAGCCAGGGGTAGCTCCTGCCTTTAGCGCCAGCGCGGCGGAgttagaggcagggggatctctgtgagttccagtccagcctgtgatacatagtgagagcctttcaaaaacaacaattacaaagaaagaatagggcgtgtggtgcacacctttaatcccaggactccagaggcagaggcaggcggatctctgaaatcaaggccagcctgggctacagagtgagttccaggccagccagggctacacagagagaccctgactcgaaaaaccaaatcaatcagtcataggggaggtgagcaaggggaaaatgggagggagggaggaatgggaggatacaagggaggggataaccattgagatgtaatatgaataaattaataaaattaaattttaaaaaagaacaggaaaaaaagccaaatcaattaattaactactaaaattaaaacagacctgtaggctcaattttcttaactttattatgaaattattaacCGAGCTTATCTCACTTAAGAACCCGGCTAATctaaagaagaggagaaggaaattaaagaacacAGGAACGCagccttctgggtatcagttcctaggacccattctcctggcgtagtcggCAGAATTTCAGCAGACCGGCAACCCAACGGAAGTtgctgctggagcctggagcagcagcctcAAGCTGGAGCCCGGAAGCCAtcgctggagcagttctctcgaggaggagcatctggaagtggaTGAAAGGCCaaacaatcccaagtctccaaagaccccgcctcctgttttggatacacacacacacacacacacacacacacacacacacaccagagtctGTTCACcagggatgtttttcagctggcaacaatcaagctcccgggCGAGGTGGTTGTCTTTCAATGGATTAACATCACCTCTTCTCTCCCAagtccgttccccatcccacaatTGGGATCAAAATcagaaaacatgtttctctccccttcatctccccctctctgttaaataaaataagctacatacaacaAAAATAGTTATGAGAATTATCCAGTAAGTCACATTTGCAAGGACCAGTCCGTTTGTAGTTGACAATTTtggagaaattattccactatcatCCTATGCTATtgagtctttatttttttgggggggggagggatttcgagacagggtctctctctctctctctctgtgtagccttggctgtcctggactcactctgtagagcaggctggcctcgaactcataatgatccatctgcctctgcctcatgagtgctgggattaaaggcgtgcgccaccacgcccagctctagtaggatttataagtgaccaactagcaactttttttttttttggttttttcgagacagggtttctctgtgtagccttggccatcctggactcactttgtagaccaggctggcctcgaactcacagcgatccgcctgcctctgcctcccgagtgctgggattaaaggcgtgcgccaccacacccggccctcaACTACCAACTTCTATCTCCGACCGTCCTGAATAGGTTATAACACTTAtctttcaccttttcaaataagttgcaCATGTATAATAggttaaataaacattgaacaaaatgatcttaagtttcttctaacaacataaaatatacagtttAAGTTTCCATCAACATaccatatacaatacataaagcaaaaagtgaataaaataatcttaacaaaaaaatcttaacttTCCATTattctacaataccaatgtaaaatatttgaggttagtagattcagtaatctactttttattctataaatctatatcctcccttatactcttcccttccccccctcgCCCGTGCTTGTGTCACGGTGTGAGTGTATCATGGTGTGCCTGTGCtatggtgtgcatgtgtcatGGTGTGAATGTGTCATGGTGTGCGCATGCCATGGTGTGCTTGTGTCATGGTGTGCCTGTGCCATGGTGTGCTTGTGTCATGGTGTGAATGTGTCATGGTGTGCGCATGCCATGGTGTGCTTGTGTCATGGTGTGCCTGTGCCATGGTGTGCTTGTGTCATGGTGTGCGTATGCCATGGTGTGCTTGTGTCATGGTGTGAATGTGTCATGGTGTGCGTATGCCATGGTGTGCCTGTGCCATGGTGTGCTTGtgtcatggtgtgcatgtgtcatggtgtgcgcatgccatggtgtgcttgtgtcatggtgtgcatgtgtcatggtgtgcacatgccatggtgtgcgCATGCCATGGTGTGCCTGTGCCATGGTGTGCGTATGCCATGGTGTGCCTGTGCCATGGTGTGCGTGTACAAAGGTTGCATGTACCATGATGTGCACACTGTGGCCCATGCACACCTTGGCATATGCACACCACAACATATTCACACCAGGACACACGCACACCATGATGCATGCACATCATCACACGTGCACACCAGGACACATGCACACCAGGACACACGCACACCATGATGCATGCACATCATCACACGTGCACACCAGGACACATGCACACCAGGACGCATGCACATCATCACACGTGCACACCaggacacatgcacaccatgatgCATGCACATCATCACACGTGCACACCAGGACACATTCACACCAGGACGCATGCACATCATCACACGTGCACACCaggacacatgcacaccatgatgCATGCACATCATCACACGTGCACACCaggacacatgcacaccatgatgCATGCACATCATCACACGTGCACACCAGGACACATGCACACCAGGACACACGCACACCATGATGCATGCACATCATCACACGTGCACACCaggacacatgcacaccatgatgCATGCACATCATCACACGTGCACACCAGTACACATTCACACCAGGACACATTCACACCAGGACACACGCACACCATGATGCATGCACATCATCACACGTGCACAGCAGGACACATTCACACCAGGACACATTCACACCAGGACACACGCACACCATGATGCATGCACATCATCACACGTGCACACCaggacacatgcacaccatgatgCATGCACACTCTAGCACATGCACACGATACATGGTACTCGTGGGGCAGAACAAGGAGCATCTGGCCATGATGGCTGTGaggtgccaagacttccagggtactgtagcagatgtgggaaaggaaaacattggtctagggattgtcaatcTAAAAGCGATGTGCAAGGTACTGTCTTACCGGGGGGTGCTGGTGGCAAGAGGGGCCCATCAACTCGGGGCCCCACCAACAATACCAGCCAGATTTCCCTGCCCAGTGCAGAAGTAACGGAATCACAGGAAAATGGGAATTAGGTATTCGTGACCTAATGCATGCTACTGCAGACAGCGCAGCCTTGGAGCTGGCCTCAGATCTATCTATTATGTCATCTCCACAAACTGAATGTTAACAAATCGCGAACCGGTGTTACGGCCCTTTGCCTCCAGGGTCAGTGGGAataattctgggaagaagtgggttgACTTCTCAGGgttgtattattttatgcatcctggtattatagatgAGGATtgtaaataggaaataaaaatcatggcatgtgagccgggtgtggtgacgcacgcctttaattccagcacttgggaggcagaggcaggtggatcgcctggtctacaaagtgagtctaggatagccaaagctacacagagaaaccttgtctcgaaaaaactaataataataataataataataataataataataataataataatggcatgtgtaaagaaaaagatgtaaaTTAATGCAGGGGAGAGAATTGCTCAGCTAtcactgtttccttacattaagggcaaagctgctccagtagaaAGGGCAGGCGCATTCGGAAGCACAGGGaaacgtgtgttctggcaaacagtggttaatgatcagagacctaaagtAAAACAAATGCTGAGTACCTGGGCCACGCAGCATAGACTTGTCCCCCGAGA
This genomic interval from Acomys russatus chromosome 31, mAcoRus1.1, whole genome shotgun sequence contains the following:
- the Hmg20b gene encoding SWI/SNF-related matrix-associated actin-dependent regulator of chromatin subfamily E member 1-related, giving the protein MSHGSRQPGGATAPAGGKTPGQHGAFVVAVKQERSEGPRAGEKGSQEEEPVKKRGWPKGKKRKKILPNGPKAPVTGYVRFLNERREQIRTRHPDLPFPEITKMLGAEWSKLQPAEKQRYLDEAEKEKQQYLKELWAYQQSEAYKVCTEKIQESKIKKEDSGSGIMNTLLNGHKGVDCDGFSTFDVPIFTEEFLDQNKAREAELRRLRKMNVAFEEQNAVLQRHTQSMSSARERLEQELALEERRTLALQQQLQAVRQALTASFASLPVPGTGETPTLGTLDLYMARLHGAIERDPAQHERLIARVKEILARVASEHL